DNA from Mustela nigripes isolate SB6536 chromosome 14, MUSNIG.SB6536, whole genome shotgun sequence:
atctcatcatagtttttgatttgtacttccctgatgatgagtgatgttgaacatgttttcatgtgtctgtaagaattctggatgtcttccttggaaaagtgtctgttcatgtcttccgcccgtttcttaactggattatttgtattttggggtgttgagtttgataagttctttatacattttggatactaaccctttatcagatacgttgtttgcaaatatcttcttccattctgtaggttgccttttagttctgttgaacATTTCCTTCACTGTTCAAGAAGcgttttatcttgattaagtccgatagttcactttcacttttgtCTCTCTTGCCCCTGatgacatgtctagtaagaatttgctgtggctgaggtcaaagaggttgctgcctgtgttctgttctaggattttgatggtctCCTGTACcatgtttaggtctttcacccattctGAACTTAcatttgtgtatgctgtaagaaagtggtccagtttcattcttctgcatattgctgtccaggtttcccaacaccgtttgttgaagaaactgtctccccccccccattgggcaaatctttcctgatttgtcaaagatgagtcagccatagagttgtgggtccatttctgggttctctattctgttccattgatctgtgtgtctgtttttgtgtcagtatcacactgtcttgatgaatAGGGCTTTGTAATaaagcctgaagtctggaattgtgatggcaccagctttcctttctttttcaagattgctttggctattctgggtcttttgtgattccacacaaattttaggattgcttgttctagctctgtgagaactgttggtgttttgataaaTTACATTAACTGTGCAGATTGCTTTGCATggtttagacattttaacaatgtttattcttccaatccatgagcatggaatgcttttccatttctttgtgtcctcttcaatttctttcataagtgttttatagttttcagaggacagatcttttacctctttagttaggctTAGTTAGTTATCTTATTGTTTgtggtgcaattgaaaatgggctTTATTCCCTTTCCTGTTGCTTccttattggtgtatagaaatgcaacagatttctgcacattgattttatatcctgcaacttttctgaattcatgtattagttctagcaatttttgatggagtctttcaggttttatacacagagtatcatgtcatctgcaaacagtgaaagtctgacttcttccttgacaattttgaggccttttatttctttttattctttgactgctgaggctaagacttccagtactatgttaaatagtaatggggAAGGTGGACATTCCTGTCTCGTTCCTGACCATAGGGAAAAGGCTCTCAAGTTTttccattgagagtgatattagctgtgggtctttcatatatggcctttatgatgttgaggtatgttccctctatctctactctgttgagggtttttattaagACAGGATACTGTATTTcatcagatgctttttctacatctgttgacaggatcatgtggttcttatcctttctcttactaaCATtacataacaatttaaaaaaatgaactgggAGGACACCCCAGAATGTGAATGCATCTTAGCAGTAGAAAATTAAgtgaacaggttttttttttttagttacataAAGCCTGAGACTCTTTTTATCAAGTTAAAGGcaaattcaaaagaatatttgTAAGGAATATGATAGACATTATAAAACTAtgttaaaaggagagaaaagggatgATGGATACAGGATTCAAGGTAACGTTCTCTCAGATGGGGAAAGCAGTGAGATGACATGTTGGTGGGGATATTATAGGATTGGTTGAAGGTTATGGTCAAGGTCCTGGCTGTTGTTTAGGGTGATGATTCTGCACGTGTTTATTCTGTTGTCAAAACAACTAACTAACTGCAGGGATAAATGCCAGGAATGTCTCAAGACACAAGAAGACACTGGGCAACAGTTTCAAGAAGGCAAGTGAGAGAAACTAAAAACTGTTCTTTTAGATTCAACCCCTATACTCAAGGCCTTTCAAATCTTGGCTGTCCCCAGGCTGAGTAGACAGTGCATCTGTGTGTCTTAAAGCAATATATAGAGCACCTCTGGTCTTCTTCATGAGATCGAGGAAGGCAATGTCTTTCCAGTACTCGACATACTTCCTGACCAGCTCAGCATTGTGTCTAAAATCCCGTTGATAAGAGTTTCTGTCAGAATCTACATCTGAGAAGAACTTTGTGGTAATGAAAATACTCCTTGAACACAAAAAAGTGTTCAGGAACACCTGCATGAAAAACTTGCAGGAAATTGCTTAGGATACTGTTATTCTGGATAGTTGAAAAGacccagggggtgcctgggtgacacaatccattaagcatctgactcttgatttcggctcaggtgatgatcttagggttgtgagatcaagccccatgttgggctctgtgctgagcatggaacttgcttaagattctctctccttctccttctgcctctcccgctgttgctttcatgctctctctctctcaaaaaaggatttccttccttcttatggccatataatatttcactgtagtGTACACATCtagaagttcattttattttatttatttttatttatttatttattttttttaagattttatttatttgacagagagagatcacaagtaggcagagaggcaggcagagagaggaggaagcaggctccctgctgagcagagagcccgatgcgggactcgatcccaggactctgggatcatgacctgagccgaaggcagcggcttaacccactgagccacccaggcgcccctagaagttCATTTTAAAGTCCTTTCTCTTTGCCCTTGAATTCCCATGAAGAGATATACTCTGGGGGTTTACTCAGAGCAGCCCTCTGGATGCTCCCCATAGCCAGAACAGTGTCTGTTTTCTGCCTGCCCACCTTTCCTCACCTCCACCCTCATGGCGCCCTCCAACCTGCTCCCTTTTTCCCCAAACCCTGAAGGAAAGACAGCTACTTGAGTCATTAGTAAGAACAAACCTTGGTCGTTagatttctgaaggaaaaataaaattcttcctgaaagaaacttcccctttatttatttttttaaagatttcatttatttatttgatacagaaagagagatcacaaataggaagagcagcagacagagaaagagggggaagcagcctccccaaggagcagagagcctgatgcagggcttgatcccaggaccctgagatcatgacctgagctgaaggcagaggcttaacccactaagtcacccaggcaccccaagaaacttACCCTTTATTTGAGCTTTAGttccctccacccttcctctCCAGACAGCCAGTGAGACAAAAAGCAACTTCCTTTGCCTTTCCTGGCATTACTGGTTGTTTTGCTTCCACTTCAAATAGCTTTTGACTTGCATAATCTTGTGTGGAGTGTCTGCGTCTCTGCAGCAGACGGAGCCTAGTGCTGGAGGCAAGAATCCCTGCCTGGAAGACAACGGGGAGGCTCTTCACATCCTCATCTCCATAAAAGGGGGATAAAAATCCCTTTCTCTCAGGGCCATTCTGGGGATTTAGTCAGAGACAGTACTGCAAGGAGGAGTGGAGGACACAGGTAAAATGGCTCTCAGCAGCTGTCCACACCGCTATTCTTTTGTTCCCTGCTTGCTTCTCAGGTACAGAAAGCTTCCTGATCACCATTACCCCAGCATTTACCAAGACTGCCTGAACGCCTCCATTCACTTCCTGAAGACCCTGAAAAGCTATGGGGTGGACCCCTCCCGTGTTGTGCTCTGTGGAGACAGTATTGGGGGAGGGCACGTGGCCTCTGTCACCCAGGCTCTGGTGGGCAGATCGGATCTTCCCCAGATCAAGGCCCAGGTCTTGGTTTATCCAGTTACCCAGCTCATCAATTTGCAGCTGCCGTCCCACTGGCAGAACCGAAATGTCCCGTTCCTCTCCCGGAAGTTCATGATGACATGTGTGTTCAAATATATGGTTATGGACTTTCACTGGTGGGACGCCATCTTGGGCGGTACTTTCATACCCCCGGAATTCTGGAGAAAGTACCAGAAGTGGCTCAGCGCCGACAACCTTCCCAGCAGATTCAGAAAGCCAGGTTACCGACCTCTGTTTCCCGGCCCTTTTAATGAGGCTGCCTACCTGGAAAACAAACATCTTTTGGATGTAGTAAATACCCCTCTGCTCAGGGATGATGAGACCATCGCTCAGCTTCCTGCAGCCTTAGTGGTAAGCTGTGAGCATGACATCCTCCGTGATGACGCCTTGCTCTATATGAAGCGGTTGGAGGACCAGGGGGTCCCCGTGACGTGGTATCACGTGGAAGATGGCTTTCATGGGTCCTTCCTGTTTTCTGATAAgaagtttttctctttcccatgcTCCCTGAAAATTAGAAACGCTGTCATCGGTTATATAAAAAGCATATAGTAACCCTGGGGCGCCCTTGTCCTTTTCTTGGGCTGATTAAGGAGATGCTCAGTCAATGCTTGGCCCACACAAGAAGGATAAGGAGCCTTGGAACAGTCTCGCTTAGTACCTAAGAAAATCCAAaatgctgctttttctttctggcaCCGACAGTGGTTAATCCTGGATCTAGCAATACTCGCCAACATTCTCACTCAGGTGAAATAAATatcaaagggagggaaaaaaaaaaaggtctttaaaaatttctcaaagtCCTAACACACAACCTCTGTGTAGAGTGAATGCCAACAGTTGGTCATACTGTCCCTGGTGAGTCTGTACTCAGGACGCTAAAGCTAAAGCCCGGCTTGGGGTCATGCTGCCTGTTGGAGGAGGGGACACCTAATTGTTCTTGGGTTCAGAGGTCACCAGCAAAATTCCAACAGACTGGTTCCAGATTAGCCTCCAGTCAGAGAAATGCTGTTGCAGTAGAACTCTTGCTCAAGTTAGCCATCCATTGGCTGGACTAAAGGCAGATTTTAGGAGAAGTGATTGGAAAAAGAgatgggaaagagggaagagagagtccATGTGGGAAAGAGTGGGCTCTGGGGGGCTATGGATGTTGTAGGGACTCACATCATTAATCTGAATTTCAAAATCAGATCCCTGGCTACCAAGAGGCAGACTTTCAGTGACAAGGCTGTCTTGGGAACCTCTGGATGCCATCTGAATCTGCAAACTGCATTCTCAAAGACAGACACCTTACTATACCCTCTTTCTCTGGTGATCTTATGTATCATTCCCACTTTTACAAAGAATCTTGCCCTAAgggtgcctggccagctcagttggtagaacctataactcttgatctcggggctgtgagtttgagccccatgctgtgtgtagagattatttttaaaaaataaaatcttaaaaaaaaaaaaagattttttggtcttttcttagCCCATACCACTTTCTCTGCTCACAGTGAAAGGGAATCTTGATACTGCATGCCAGTGCAGCCCACATTAGTTTTAACATGGGCCCATGTTTGTTAGATACTTCTCTAATAACACCGAGTCTCACTGCTGTCTAAATCCATGCAAGTGCTGGAGATGgagattttccttctcttggtACCAAGGACCTCACCTATGATCAGTGGAAGAGGAGTCTTACAGGTGTCTTGGATCCTTGCAAAGAAAGCAAATACCTACACAAGCAGTTTGGATTGGGTTTCTCAGGACATGGGTAGGCATCATGATTCATGTGTTATATGCGAGCAGCTTTGATGGAAAAGTGTGTTAATTATCCATTCCTGGATGACGACATTACAggaaacttaatggcttaaaataatacatatttattatttcacagctCCTGTGGATCTGGAGTCTGAGAACAGCTTACCTATAATCAAGATGTGGGGCTGTAGTCTCATCCGAGTCTTGACTTCCAAACTCAGGTCActggcagaattcagtttcttgAGGTTGTAGACTGAGGACTTCAGTTCTTTTCTAGCCAGAAGTCACCCCTACACTCTAGAAGCCACTCATAGTTTCTTCTCATTTGAGATACCCAAATGACTGCTTACCTCCTTCAAGTGACTAAGGGAGAGACAGAGTCCAGCAAGATGGTCACTAAAATCTAAAGTACTTAAAAACATGTAATCACACATATGtcatcacctttgccatattctgttaGTAACAAGTTGCTGGTCTTGCCCATACAAGGGGATCATACAAGTGTGTGAATGTCAGGGCATGGAGACCATGGGGACCACCATAGTCTGTTCACCACCAAAGGTCTCCCCAGAAGATTATCAATTACAAAAAATAATcgtggagacaaatgaaaatgaaaacacaatggtccaaaatctttgggatgcagcaaaagctgttctgagagggaagtttatagcaatacaggactaccccaagaagcaagaaagatctcaaataaaacccctaaccttatacctaaagaacaaacaaaaccccaaatcagtagaaggaaggaaataataaagattagagcagagataaataaaatagaacccTCAcccacaaaagcaaacaaacagtagaatagatcaatggaaccggagctggttttttgaaaataaaaaaataacaacaaaattgaTAACAAAATTGATAGCcagattcagagagagagaaagagagagagagagaaaactcaaacacaataaaaaataaaagcgaggaaataacaacaaacattatagaaatgtaaaggattgtaagagaatattatggaaaattctatgccaacaaattaaacagtgtagaagaaataaataaattcctagaaacatcaatcaggaagaaataggaaatttgaacagatcagttaccagcaatgaaattgcatcataaaaccaaaaccaaaaccaaaacaaaacaaaacaaaacaaacttccaacaaacaaaagtccaggatcacaggtgaattctaccaacatttaaagaagagttaatacctgttcttctcaaactattaaaaaaaaaaaaacaaaggaaaggaaggaaaacttccaaattcatcctatgaggccagtattttcctttttttttttttagagaaatttttttttaaagattttatttatttgacagagagagagagagatcacaagtaggcaaagagtcaggcagagaaagagagaggaggaagcaggttccctgtggagcagagagcctgacgcagggctcaatcccaggaccctgggatcatgacctgagctgaaggcagaggctttaaccctctgagccacccaggtgcccctgaggccAGCATTttcctaataccaaaaccagataaagatgtGACAAAAAAAGGGGACTACAGgtcagtatctctgatgaacatagatgcaaaactcctcaacaaaatattaacaagccaaatccaacaatatattaaaaaaataattcaccatgtTCAAAtgagatttatccctggaatgcaagTGTAgctcaatattcataaatcaattaACACAAGACATCCCatcaatgagagaaaaaataaaaaccatataatcattttaatatatgcaaatatataacatttggcaaagtaaaacatccattcatgataaaagacctcaacaaaGTAAGTCAAAAGACCTCAACAAAGTAAGtctagagggaatatacctcaacataataaaaaacccacatatttgaaaaacctacagctaacatcacagTCAATGGTGAAggactgagaattttttttccctaaaatcaggaataagacagagatgtccactcttaccatttttgttcaacatagtaccggAAATCCTAGCCACTGCAATCAGACAatcagaaaaaggaataaaaggcatccaagctagtaaggaagaagtaaaattttcactatctataaatgacatgatactatatagataaccctaaagacttcaccaaaaaactactagaattggTCAATGAAGTCACTAGGGTCACAGAGTGCAACATCCATGTACAGAAATCCTTtgtgtatctatttatctattccctcataatgaagcagcagaaagagaaactaagaaaatgattccatttataattgtaccaaaaataataaaatacctaggaatgaacttACCCAAAGAGGTAAAAGGCCAGTACTCTTAAAACTGTAatatactgatgaaagaaattgaagatgacacaaacaaatggaaagacattctaagctcatggattggaagaacaaacattgttagaATGCCTGTACACCGAAaacaatctacactttcaatgcaatctctttcttcacagaactggaacaaacaatcctaaatccCTGAACTagcattcttcacagaactagaacaaacaatcctaatccctgaatacccaaagcaatcttgaaaaagaaaagcaaagctggaggcagcCCAATTCTGGACTTGCAGtaatattacaaagctgtaataatcaaaactgtctggtactggcataaaactgGATACATTGATCAATAGAACAGActagaaaatctagaaataaacccacagttaatctttgacaaagcaggaaagaatatccaatgggaaaaagacagtctcttcaacaaatatgtTGGGAAAACCAGCtacacgcaaaagaatgaaactggatcactttctttcAATATGCCTAAAATATGCCTaaaaataaactcgaaatggattaaagacgGAAATGtgaagacttgaaaccataaaactcctagaagagagcacagataCTAATTTCTCTGATGTCAGccatagcagcatttttctaaGTATGTCTCATGAAGCAAGGGAaattaaagcaaatataaaactcttgggacttcatcaaaataaaaagcttcttcccatcaaaggaaataatcaacaaaatttaaagaccacctactgaatgggagaagatattttcaaatgacatatctgatagagAGTtatatccacaatatataaagaacttatagaacccaacatcaaaaaaacaaataatccactttaaaagtgggcagaagacatgaatagacatttctctaaagaaggcatccagatggccaacagacacatgaaaagatgtttaacatcactcatcatcagagaaatgcaaatcaaaagcacaatgtgGCATCATGCacatgactaaaataaaaaatatgagaaacaacaggtgttggtgagggtgtggaggaaagggaaccttcttgaactgttggtgggaatgcacatgaaagtagccactctggaaaacagtatgttgtttcctcaaaaaaactaaaaatagagacaCCATATGGTCCAGTAGTCATGTGTACTACTGGGAATTTcccagaatataaaaaaatttcatatttataagaataccaaaacactaattcaaaaggatatgtacacccctatgtttacagcagcattattt
Protein-coding regions in this window:
- the AADACL4 gene encoding arylacetamide deacetylase-like 4; the protein is MLILGLALLGSFFVGIFIWAVLQHFLTADIPSTLQYPTKLRFLHCVFLYMLTLAEILEKLGICSMLSFLKLLQVCVRIKKDDRLTVTDLYFGTIPVRLFQPKAASSGPRRGIIFFPGGGGFMGSLDFFHNLSSLLVLETDSVLLLVGYRKLPDHHYPSIYQDCLNASIHFLKTLKSYGVDPSRVVLCGDSIGGGHVASVTQALVGRSDLPQIKAQVLVYPVTQLINLQLPSHWQNRNVPFLSRKFMMTCVFKYMVMDFHWWDAILGGTFIPPEFWRKYQKWLSADNLPSRFRKPGYRPLFPGPFNEAAYLENKHLLDVVNTPLLRDDETIAQLPAALVVSCEHDILRDDALLYMKRLEDQGVPVTWYHVEDGFHGSFLFSDKKFFSFPCSLKIRNAVIGYIKSI